CCCAGAAAAAAAGCCCGGCTGTGGGGACAAACGCGGGGTCGAAGGCGATCCAGCCGGCCAGCGGGGCCAGGGCCAACACGGAACCGAGCCAGAAATGGGTCAACCAGGTAAACCGTTTGGCCAGACTGTAACCGGCGGCCCAGACCAGGGCCCAGGGAGCCAGCGCCTTACACAAAGGATTCAGGGCGGAAGCCGCGCCCCAAAATACCACGGCACAGACCACGATCGCAGCCACTGCCCCCCAGGGCCGGATTTCTCCAGTTACCAGGGGGCGATCCATTGTCCGCGGATTGTGCCGGTCAAACGGCAGATCGACCAGCCGGTTGACGACCATGGCAAAAGAGCGGACTGCAACCATGGCCAGGGTCAAAAGCCAAAACGGCCGCGCACCGGGCCAGCCTCCGGCGGCCAGAAAAATCCCGATATAGGCGAAGGGCAAGGCAAAAACAGAGTGCTCAACTTTGACCATCCGAGCCATCACCCGCAGTTGACGACCCAGGGAAACAGAGCGGTCGACCTGAGGGGAACTCACGCCTGGGACTCCTCGCTGACCACCGCCTTGAAGAACCGTTTCTTGCCGATCTTGAAGACATGCTCACCAGGGGCAAGCATGTCCCCGAACGCCGTGACCTTCTCTCCATCGCAGGTGACAGCCCCCTGTTTGCACAACCGCTTGATTTCGGCCCGGGAGGCGCACAGTCCGCTGTGGTCGATGGTCGCAATAACCGAGGCTTCTTCAGGGGCGATCCGGATCTCGGGCATGTCCTCAGGCAGCTGGTGCTGACTGAAGACGTTGGCAAAATTGGCTTTAGCCTTTTCGGCCTCAGCCGTGGAGTGGAACCGTTCAGTAATTTCAAAGGCGAGCTGTTCCTTGGCCGCTTTCGGGTGGAGTTCACCAGAAGCCACCTGTGCCTGCAGGGCGGCAATGGCCTCCAGGCTCAGATCGGATAGCAGCTCGAAATACCGCCACATAAGCTCGTCCGAAATGGACATGAGTTTGCCGAACATATCCTGGGCCGGCTCTTCAATGCCCACATAATTGCCCAGGGATTTGCTCATCTTCTGGACACCGTCGAGCCCCTCCAAAATAGGCATGGTCAAAATCACCTGCGGAGTCTGTCCGTATTCCCGTTGGAGAGTCCGCCCCATGAGCAGATTGAATTTCTGGTCCGTGCCGCCGAGCTCGACATCGGCCTGTAGAGCTACGGAATCGTAGCCCTGAACGAGGGGGTACAAAAACTCATGCACGGAGATCGGCTTGTTGGCCTGGTACCGTTTGGCGAAGTCATCGCGTTCCAACATCCGGGCCACTGTATACTGGGAGCACAAGTGGACGAAGTCCGCTGCGCTGAAGCTGTCCATCCACTCTGCATTGAAGGCGATCCTGGTTTTCTCCCGGTCCAGGATCCGGAATATCTGCCGTTTGTAGGTCTCGGCGTTGATCCGGACCTCTTCGCGGGTCAGGGCCTTTCGCGTCTCGGACTTCCCGCTCGGATCTCCGATCATGCCGGTGAAATCTCCGATCAAAAAGACCACGTTGTGCCCGAGCTCTTGAAAATGCTTGAGTTTTTGGATCAAGACCGTGTGCCCAAGATGCAAATCCGGGGCCGTGGGATCGAAGCCGGCCTTAATGGTCAAGGGACGGTCGCCTCGTAGCCGTTC
The sequence above is drawn from the Desulfohalobium retbaense DSM 5692 genome and encodes:
- a CDS encoding 4-hydroxybenzoate octaprenyltransferase, translated to MARMVKVEHSVFALPFAYIGIFLAAGGWPGARPFWLLTLAMVAVRSFAMVVNRLVDLPFDRHNPRTMDRPLVTGEIRPWGAVAAIVVCAVVFWGAASALNPLCKALAPWALVWAAGYSLAKRFTWLTHFWLGSVLALAPLAGWIAFDPAFVPTAGLFFWGVLFWVAGFDILYSCQDVAIDRFMGLHSVPARFGVGPALLLACFAHIVASLFFLMAGWSAGLGPVYFGAWAVVTLLLIGEHLLLAEDDLSRINVAFFTFNGVIAIVLGLGVVVETLL
- the tyrS gene encoding tyrosine--tRNA ligase, which codes for MERDMQEAVELIRRGSEEIINEEELLERLRGDRPLTIKAGFDPTAPDLHLGHTVLIQKLKHFQELGHNVVFLIGDFTGMIGDPSGKSETRKALTREEVRINAETYKRQIFRILDREKTRIAFNAEWMDSFSAADFVHLCSQYTVARMLERDDFAKRYQANKPISVHEFLYPLVQGYDSVALQADVELGGTDQKFNLLMGRTLQREYGQTPQVILTMPILEGLDGVQKMSKSLGNYVGIEEPAQDMFGKLMSISDELMWRYFELLSDLSLEAIAALQAQVASGELHPKAAKEQLAFEITERFHSTAEAEKAKANFANVFSQHQLPEDMPEIRIAPEEASVIATIDHSGLCASRAEIKRLCKQGAVTCDGEKVTAFGDMLAPGEHVFKIGKKRFFKAVVSEESQA